A DNA window from Calliphora vicina chromosome 1, idCalVici1.1, whole genome shotgun sequence contains the following coding sequences:
- the Ndc1 gene encoding nucleoporin Ndc1 — protein sequence MSSLILECKKLCLYRCLSAVALSISMQFILLAIFLLFVNFHVLHPVMWITETVGLMFSFYTWLSIMPLISAVIIYGILLGKSHLAVKKYYTTRFRWLLGTAVRKLAFFFIHIAMGFLTTWLYARYLHMDYRSLLYKCYAMDCLNSYYIFLMGAGISAGCYHFFKENLRQEPEVEYPILQENKLVKIRSLLYYTLYNSLLKSFVPTLCYALGYCLLGGLLNHRIARFFGVELEESIVSFFGVATNLRLLFYAWILSSQILSNMNLMQKFFSIFLAEDMHFVIEKNPVVIDGQKEITLVEALGMSQVPVVQNLAALELSTLASSHMPSKRQEIFALSVPGGHPYNWNQLSGQCMTLINAFIEELTASVKNISTMKSSPLFCHADKPTATEAAEKILLRQYNETYGIRRMAAETPTTNIDSSAPSNMSPKTSNAVQRINAQFEHMSKQLEQALNTAFRTIPGLFYMFGESDGAKTAFLLSNSQMIVWLTQGLAGICAASITEDKYGVVQVALPQIIRALLKLKGELDKLNNVNLNGKKLDRNLITLKNAVKRSLYQITSVFGDYLRDLFDDPLEIRTLHCFTNYQDI from the exons atgtcttcATTAATTTTGGAGTGTAAAAAACTATGCCTATACAGATGCCTGTCGGCGGTAGCCTTAAGCATATCCATGCAGTTTATTCTTTTGGCCATCTTTTTGCTGTTTGTCAACTTTCATGTGTTGCACCCGGTTATGTGGATTACTGAAACAGTCGGTCTAATGTTCTCGTTTTACACCTGGCTATCCATAATGCCCTTAATATCGGCGGTAATTATTTATGGCATTTTATTGGGAAAATCGCATTTGGCAGTCAAGAAATATTATACTACGCGCTTCCGCTGGCTGCTGGGTACAGCTGTTAGGAAATTAGCTTTCTTTTTCATTCACATAGCCATGGGATTTTTAACTACTTGGCTATATGCTAGGTACTTGCATATGGATTATAG ATCTCTATTATACAAATGTTATGCTATGGACTGTTTAAACTCGTATTATATATTCCTTATGGGTGCTGGTATATCGGCGGGTTGTTATCATTTCTTCAAGGAGAATCTACGACAAGAACCCGAGGTAGAATATCCCATTTTGCaggaaaataaattggttaaaATACGCTCCTTGTTGTATTACACTTTGTACAACTCATTGCTGAAATCATTTGTGCCTACACTCTGTTATGCGTTGGGTTATTGCCTATTGGGCGGTCTATTAAATCATCGTATTGCCCGCTTTTTTGGCGTAGAGTTGGAGGAAAGTATAGTCTCATTTTTTGGTGTGGCTACAAATTTAAGATTGTTGTTTTATGCCTGGATCTTGTCTTCACAAATTCTGAGCAACAtgaatttaatgcaaaaattcttttcaatatttttggccGAGGACATGCATTTTGTGATTGAAAAGAATCCAGTAGTTATAGATGGTCAAAAAGAGATTACATTAGTGGAGGCTTTGGGCATGTCTCAAGTCCCGGTAGTTCAAAATTTAGCTGCTTTGGAATTGTCAACATTAGCTTCATCTCACATGCCAAGCAAAAGGCAGGAAATATTTGCTCTCTCAGTGCCAG GTGGCCATCCCTACAATTGGAATCAGCTATCTGGTCAATGCATGACTCTTATTAATGCCTTTATTGAGGAACTAACAGCTTCggtgaaaaatatttcaaccaTGAAATCTTCACCCCTGTTTTGTCATGCTGACAAGCCTACTGCAACCGAAGCAGCTGAGAAAATTCTTTTGCGACAATACAATGAAACCTATGGTATACGCAGAATGGCAGCCGAGACACCTACAACTAACATTGATTCATCGGCGCCCTCAAATATGTCACCAAAGACTTCTAATGCTGTGCAACGCATCAATGCTCAATTTGAACACATGTCCAAGCAACTGGAACAGGCACTCAATACTGCTTTTCGTACTATACCAGGGTTATTCTACATGTTCGGTGAATCGGATGGTGCCAAAACTGCCTTTTTACTCTCCAATTCCCAAATGATTGTCTGGCTGACACAAGGTCTTGCTGGTATTTGTGCAGCTTCAATAACCGAAGATAAATATGGTGTGGTACAAGTGGCTTTGCCACAAATCATTAGAGCCTTGTTAAAACTCAAAGGTGAATTGGATAAATTGAATAATGTTAACTTGAATGGCAAAAAACTGGATAGAAATTTGATTACTTTAAAGAATGCCGTTAAACGTAGTCTATACCAAATTACCTCAGTATTTGGTGATTATTTGCGTGATCTGTTCGATGATCCCTTGGAAATACGCACTTTGCATTGTTTTACAAATTACCaggatatttaa
- the LOC135958817 gene encoding putative OPA3-like protein CG13603, whose protein sequence is MVIGAFPAAKLGVLAIKQISKPIANIIKSKAKEHPLFRNYVCMPPAQLYNWVEVKTKMWALNLGKPVNVPPLTEAMAVELGANLLGEFIIFAIGAGLLIFEYARQVSNEAKKQENAKLEKDELTNRLAEMTFRLERQDAQLREMTRVLADIESRSIFSWTKDRIQEYQPFNPDTPNQTPASHYKKSPYNPEGGLVMRALYFLETQVFTNFKAQTVAVLPLEKQQDLTQLTEAYLHTMTQDIEVNKADDEELVVKATAGRPTLKQ, encoded by the exons ATGGTTATAGGCGCCTTTCCAGCAGCCAAATTGGGTGTCTTGGCtataaaacaaataagtaaACCCATAGCAAATATAATTAAATCTAAAGCCAAAGAACATCCATTATTTCGTAACTATGTTTGCATGCCACCGGCTCAAC TGTACAATTGGGTTGAGGTTAAAACGAAAATGTGGGCCTTAAATTTGGGTAAACCCGTTAATGTACCACCACTAACAGAAGCTATGGCTGTGGAGCTGGGTGCCAATCTGTTGGGTGAATTTATCATTTTTGCCATTGGTGCTGGTCTGTTGATATTTGAATATGCCAG ACAAGTAAGCAATGAGGCTAAAAAGCAAGAAAATGCTAAACTAGAAAAAGATGAACTAACTAATCGTTTGGCTGAAATGACATTCCGTTTGGAGCGTCAAGATGCCCAATTAAGAGAGATGACCAGAGTTTTAGCAGATATTG AATCACGTTCAATTTTCAGTTGGACCAAAGATAGAATACAAGAATATCAGCCATTCAATCCAGACACACCAAATCAAACACCAGCATCTCATTATAAAAAATCACCCTATAATCCCGAAGGTGGTCTTGTCATGAGAGCATTATATTTCCTTGAAACCCAAGTGTTCACAAATTTCAAAGCACAAACGGTGGCTGTTTTACCATTAGAAAAACAACAAGATTTAACACAACTCACAGAAGCATACTTGCACACCATGACACAAGACATTGAAGTTAATAAAGCTGACGATGAAGAATTAGTTGTTAAGGCTACCGCAGGACGTCCTACCTTGAAACAGTGA